GGATATGCCCGAGATCATCGCCAACATCGAACGTTGCCTGATCCGCTCCGCCATGGACCTGAGCCAGGGGGTCAAGGCCCGCGCCGCGGAACTGCTCAACATCAAACGCACCACCCTGGTTGAAAAAATCAAGCGACTGAATCTCTGAGCCCGGATCCGGCGCTTTCCGACCTGGGCGCTGCCGCTCCAGATGTAGGGCATGACAGCGGCGGCAATCAGCTGCACCCGGGGATTGAAGGCCCCGGAAGATAAAACGGCAACAGAACTGGCGGCGGGGAAGAGATCGGAATCATGCTTTTGTAACCGGCGGGAAATTGCGGCATACGGCATGGCGCCGGCCAATGTCTTTGGCCTGTAGGAACCTTAGCGCAAAAGATGCGAAGCTTATAAAATGCGCAGGGACTCGTCGGACAGGGTCAGGGATTCGAGGCCGTCGCGGGTCACCACAAAGGTATTTTCGATGCCAACCGCGCCCAGCCCCGGAAAAACCGCCTTCGGCTCAAAGGCGAAGGTCATGTTTTCTTCCAGCCGCTGGTCGTGCATATTGCGGGCGATAAAAGGATATTCATCGATTTCAAGCCCGATGCCATGACCGATAAAGGACACCTGGTTACCCACGGTCCCCATGAAGTGCTCCGCGTACCCAAGATCGGTGGCCAGGCGGCAACACTCATCGTACAAACAGCCCCACGTCGCACCGGGGCGGGCGGTTTCAACCAGCAAGGCCTGTATTTGACACATGGCATCGTAAGCCCTGCACAGCTTTTTATCAAGGTGACCCAGAGCAAAGGTGCGGGTCTGATCCGCATAATACCCCGCCCCGTAGCCAATCAGATCCACCGTTACCGGCACGCCAGCGGTCAAAGGCTTTCCGCTGGGACCGAAACCGATGGCCGGGTGCAGCCCCACGCCTCCCAGCGGAGTGTTGCGAAAGGACGGCACGGCGCCGTTGTCGCCGATCAGGACCATGCCCATGGCGACTTCGCCGTTAAAAGCACGCATGCGCGCATAGCCGGGGTGCCCGAGGCTGCGCGCCCTCCCCTCCAGAGCAACGGCCAGTTCGAGATCGGTAAGCCCCTCACATGCCAGGTGCAGCGCCAGTCGCCAGACTTCGTCGAGACCGATGGCGGCCCGCCGCATTTGCTGCAATTCCCAGGCAGACTTTATCGCCCGCGTCCGGCGGATCAGCGGCGAAACATCTTGGATATGGGGGTTTCCCAGAGCCGCGTCCAGCTGCCGGTACAAAGCCACCGGCAACACATCGAGTTCCAGACCGATCCGCCGACCGGGAGGCAAGCCGAAGTCTTGAAGGATACCGGATAGTTCCCGGAAGGAACCAAAAGTGATGATACGCGAAAGGCAGGATTCGCGGCGAGCCCGAGCGGCATCCCGTCGTACCAGATAAACCGGTTCGCCCGCCGCGGGGATGTAGAGCAGTCCGCTCTGAAGCGTTCCGGTAAAATAATAAAGATCGGCATTCTGCATGACCACCCCGGCATCGAGGCCGGCCACGGCCATGCGCCGCTGCAGAGCGCCAAGTCGCGCCTCAAGCTCGGTGCATGGCACGTTCGCTTCGAATTCGCCGCCCACGGTCGCGCCTAGGCCGTTTCCACCGAATTGGCAGCCTCGAGGTTCAGCTCCTTGATGGCCATCTCCCGCAGCTTGAATTTCTGAATCTTGCCGCTGGCGGTCATGGGAAACTCATCAACAAATTTGACATAGCGCGGCACCTTGTAATTGGCAATGCTGCCCCGGCAGAAATCCTGGATTTCCTCTGCCGTCGCCACCGTATCTTCCTTGAGCTTGATGGCCGCCATGACCTGTTCGCCATACTTGATATCCGGCACGCCGTACACCTGAACATCGGCAACTTTCGGATGGGAATACAGAAACTCCTCGATCTCACGGGGATAAATATTTTCCCCGCCGCGGATAATCATGTTCTTGATGCGTCCCGTGATCTTGCAATAGCCATTTTCATCCATAACCGCCAGGTCGCCCGTATGCAGCCAGCCCTCGCCATCAATTACCCGCGCGGTTTCCTCAGGCATCTTGTAATAGCCCTTCATGACCAGATAACCGCGGGTGCAGAGTTCTCCCTGGCGGCCGGGAGGCAGGGTCTGGCCATTCTCGATGTCGACGATCTTGACTTCGACATCCGGCAGCGCCCGCCCGACGGTAGCAACCCGCAACTCGATGGGGTCGTCGGTGCGGGTCTGGGTGATGACCGGCGAAGACTCGGTCTGACCGTAGGCAATTGTAATTTCGGTCAGGTTCATGTCGCGAATGACGCGCTTCATGACCTCGATGGGACAGGGCGACCCGGCCATGATGCCAGAACGAAGACTGGTCAGATCGTAACGACCGAAATTGGGATGATCGAGTTCAGCGATGAACATGGTCGGCACGCCATGCACCGCCGTGCAGCGCTCGGCCTCGATGGTCCGCAAAACCACCTCCGCACTGAAGGTCTCGACCGGCACCATGGTGCTGCCATGGGTTACGCAGGCCAGCACCGCGAGGACGCAGCCGAAACAGTGAAAAAACGGCACGGGGATGCACAGCCGGTCCTTTTCGGTGAACCGCATGCATTCACCGATATTGAAACCGTTGTTGACGATATTGTGGTGCGTCAGCATCACCCCTTTGGGAAACCCCGTGGTGCCGGATGTGTACTGCATATTGATGACTTCATGCTCATCCAGGCTGGAGGCAATTGCAGCCAGCTGCGCATCCTCGATATCCCGACCGAGGGATTCCATCTCGCTCCAGCAGCGCATGCCTGGAAACTGCCGGTCCCCCAAAAACACGACATGCTTCAGAAACGGCAGCCGCTCGGAACAGAGCTGTCCCGGCCCGGCATCGCGCAGCTCCGGCACCACACTGTAGAGGGTTTCAACATAATCGGTATCCTTGAATCCCGAAACCAGAAACAAGGTGGTGGCATCCGACTGTTTCAGCACGTACTCGAGCTCCACGGACTTGTAATTGGTGTTAACCGTTACCAGGACAGCGCCAATCTTGGCGGTGGCGAACTGCAGAACAACCCACTGCGGCACATTGGTGGCCCAGATGGCGACATGGTCGCCTTTGCGAACGCCCAACGCCAGCAGGCCTTTGGCCACCCGC
This portion of the Syntrophotalea acetylenica genome encodes:
- a CDS encoding M24 family metallopeptidase, producing MGGEFEANVPCTELEARLGALQRRMAVAGLDAGVVMQNADLYYFTGTLQSGLLYIPAAGEPVYLVRRDAARARRESCLSRIITFGSFRELSGILQDFGLPPGRRIGLELDVLPVALYRQLDAALGNPHIQDVSPLIRRTRAIKSAWELQQMRRAAIGLDEVWRLALHLACEGLTDLELAVALEGRARSLGHPGYARMRAFNGEVAMGMVLIGDNGAVPSFRNTPLGGVGLHPAIGFGPSGKPLTAGVPVTVDLIGYGAGYYADQTRTFALGHLDKKLCRAYDAMCQIQALLVETARPGATWGCLYDECCRLATDLGYAEHFMGTVGNQVSFIGHGIGLEIDEYPFIARNMHDQRLEENMTFAFEPKAVFPGLGAVGIENTFVVTRDGLESLTLSDESLRIL
- a CDS encoding AMP-binding protein; the encoded protein is MSNRLHFTMGQLLDDIANRFPDNDALVYADQGLRYSYLEFNALCERVAKGLLALGVRKGDHVAIWATNVPQWVVLQFATAKIGAVLVTVNTNYKSVELEYVLKQSDATTLFLVSGFKDTDYVETLYSVVPELRDAGPGQLCSERLPFLKHVVFLGDRQFPGMRCWSEMESLGRDIEDAQLAAIASSLDEHEVINMQYTSGTTGFPKGVMLTHHNIVNNGFNIGECMRFTEKDRLCIPVPFFHCFGCVLAVLACVTHGSTMVPVETFSAEVVLRTIEAERCTAVHGVPTMFIAELDHPNFGRYDLTSLRSGIMAGSPCPIEVMKRVIRDMNLTEITIAYGQTESSPVITQTRTDDPIELRVATVGRALPDVEVKIVDIENGQTLPPGRQGELCTRGYLVMKGYYKMPEETARVIDGEGWLHTGDLAVMDENGYCKITGRIKNMIIRGGENIYPREIEEFLYSHPKVADVQVYGVPDIKYGEQVMAAIKLKEDTVATAEEIQDFCRGSIANYKVPRYVKFVDEFPMTASGKIQKFKLREMAIKELNLEAANSVETA